A genomic region of Leptospira mtsangambouensis contains the following coding sequences:
- a CDS encoding class I SAM-dependent methyltransferase, which yields MELIPCNSCGENRFRPILTKESPLGESFSIVSCVRCGLVQVNPQPDFLAVKKYYDDSYFTQRTERGYDNYYSDKLRTEISRVFQLNLKDLDFFSWEKDRNSFLLPGEKLSSLDIGCAAGYFVAYQKDRGYEAFGIEIADGPVRFARETLKLNIFQENFLDWDNQFQKQFDVITLWATIEHLHKPKETLEKIQKHLKPGGVLILSTCRYGLLAKLGGKNWRYLNVPEHLYYYSYKGLKNLLLSLGFVKPVSFTYGSGMTSRAGASLFFKLRKRVMDQLVKWFQLGDMMVYMVRKMD from the coding sequence GTGGAACTAATCCCTTGTAATAGTTGCGGTGAAAATCGTTTCCGTCCTATTTTGACTAAAGAAAGCCCTCTGGGTGAATCTTTTTCCATTGTCTCTTGTGTTCGTTGCGGCCTTGTCCAAGTAAATCCCCAACCGGATTTTTTGGCGGTAAAAAAGTATTACGACGATTCTTATTTTACCCAAAGGACAGAACGAGGGTATGACAATTATTATTCTGATAAACTTCGAACAGAAATTTCTCGAGTGTTCCAACTCAATCTAAAGGATTTGGATTTTTTTTCTTGGGAGAAAGATCGTAATTCTTTTTTGTTACCAGGTGAAAAACTTTCCTCTTTGGACATTGGATGTGCTGCCGGTTACTTTGTGGCATACCAAAAAGATCGTGGTTACGAAGCCTTTGGAATTGAAATTGCCGATGGTCCTGTTCGTTTTGCGAGAGAAACCTTAAAACTAAATATCTTCCAAGAGAACTTTTTGGATTGGGACAATCAGTTCCAAAAACAATTCGATGTCATCACACTTTGGGCAACCATCGAACACCTTCACAAACCTAAGGAAACCTTAGAAAAAATTCAAAAACATTTAAAACCGGGTGGGGTGCTGATTTTATCCACTTGTCGTTATGGGTTACTGGCAAAACTGGGTGGGAAAAATTGGCGGTATCTCAATGTCCCTGAACATCTATATTATTACTCTTATAAAGGATTAAAAAATTTACTACTGAGTTTGGGTTTTGTGAAACCAGTTTCTTTTACCTATGGAAGTGGAATGACCTCACGCGCCGGAGCAAGTTTATTTTTCAAACTCCGGAAACGTGTGATGGACCAACTTGTCAAATGGTTTCAGTTAGGTGATATGATGGTGTATATGGTAAGGAAGATGGACTAA
- a CDS encoding metal ABC transporter ATP-binding protein has protein sequence MQAIKPNNLETYGSMIHTDALSVGYRKEFPVVSDIHLQIHSGKTYALVGGNGAGKTTLFRTLTELLPPLSGSISFSKAFTTSYVPQAKRMSLEFPLRVEDVLLMPKNIGLSFLPKKKFSTEDLALIERTGVSSYLKKQISLCSGGQLQKVLILRSLLTKANLIFLDEPMDSLDHNARELFQTVLSEYLKEGNRSLFFITHSLEHDWGFGFDEIFEIDEGKLYNISSGERPPNCHHHD, from the coding sequence ATGCAAGCGATAAAACCAAATAATCTAGAAACTTACGGTTCAATGATTCATACTGACGCACTTTCAGTCGGATATCGAAAGGAATTTCCAGTGGTTTCCGATATCCATTTGCAGATCCATTCTGGAAAAACATACGCTCTCGTCGGTGGAAATGGTGCAGGAAAAACGACACTCTTTCGTACGTTGACAGAACTTTTGCCTCCACTCTCTGGTTCTATATCTTTTTCCAAAGCATTTACTACTTCTTATGTACCCCAAGCCAAACGTATGTCCTTAGAATTCCCTTTGCGAGTTGAAGATGTACTTTTGATGCCAAAAAATATTGGCCTTAGTTTTTTACCAAAAAAGAAATTTTCAACTGAAGATTTGGCACTCATTGAAAGAACAGGTGTTAGTTCTTATTTAAAAAAACAAATCTCACTTTGTAGTGGGGGACAGTTACAAAAAGTTTTAATCCTACGTTCCCTTCTTACCAAAGCCAATTTGATTTTTTTAGATGAACCAATGGATTCTTTGGATCATAATGCAAGAGAACTATTTCAAACTGTTTTGTCCGAATACCTAAAAGAAGGGAATAGATCCTTATTTTTTATCACTCATAGTTTAGAACATGATTGGGGATTTGGATTTGATGAAATTTTTGAAATAGACGAAGGAAAACTCTACAATATCTCCAGTGGAGAAAGGCCACCAAACTGCCACCACCATGACTAA
- a CDS encoding metal ABC transporter permease, which produces MTNILSSWTLFLPQILVGSLVGALLSVLGILIVLRGMTFFGVTLSQAVTFSVALSLFMEWPGEIFPILFSCVLVFPLLYVRKLRGMKEEVILGILFVFFSAASQFMLALGGNVQNHLMAAFFGDILTSQVRADSFGIYIAIFFFILYLSFFRRFLFISFDRDEYKIQVGNPLPFDLLFYIILAASLTVAVNLLGTFYSIAHLILPVFALLPIIRSLKLLTVVCVLFSVFATVSGFLISLVGIERNGELIYFPTSSSIILVLCGLAFFLHLVRFLFTSVFSKSVR; this is translated from the coding sequence ATGACTAATATACTTTCTAGTTGGACTTTATTTTTACCACAAATCCTTGTGGGTAGCCTTGTTGGTGCCCTTTTATCAGTTCTCGGAATATTAATCGTACTACGAGGTATGACTTTTTTTGGTGTCACATTGTCCCAAGCGGTTACTTTTTCTGTCGCCTTATCCTTGTTTATGGAATGGCCGGGAGAAATTTTTCCTATTCTTTTCTCATGCGTTTTAGTTTTTCCACTATTGTATGTCAGAAAACTAAGAGGGATGAAAGAAGAGGTCATTCTTGGAATTCTTTTTGTATTCTTTTCTGCCGCTTCGCAATTCATGTTGGCCCTTGGTGGGAATGTTCAAAACCATTTGATGGCTGCTTTTTTTGGTGATATTTTAACTTCACAAGTAAGGGCCGATTCCTTTGGAATTTACATCGCAATATTCTTTTTTATTCTTTATCTCAGTTTTTTCAGACGTTTTCTTTTTATCAGTTTTGATCGGGATGAATACAAAATCCAAGTGGGCAATCCTCTTCCATTTGATCTTTTGTTTTATATTATTTTGGCAGCCTCTCTTACCGTTGCCGTTAATTTACTCGGAACTTTTTATAGCATTGCCCATCTCATTTTACCTGTATTTGCCCTGTTACCAATCATTCGGTCCTTAAAACTATTAACTGTGGTATGTGTTTTGTTTTCGGTATTTGCAACTGTATCTGGTTTTTTAATTTCTCTTGTGGGAATAGAAAGAAATGGAGAGTTGATCTATTTCCCCACTTCCTCCAGCATCATCCTTGTTCTTTGCGGACTTGCATTTTTTCTCCATCTCGTTCGGTTTCTATTCACTTCCGTTTTTTCCAAATCTGTCCGATAG
- a CDS encoding DUF1577 domain-containing protein: METLERSKRSLDVFSDKEKKLHVLTKFLLNQELSLKDNIHSGESCFLKKVSADGNKVLVSVRPTLTLSVGQKITLYKILGRYLHLECTVEQEKGESQYVLHLDKIAIAKKDRESSRIPVPPGSAWITNVVSSKAKIETDMFHVPTAVKVNFQDYETKLKNSVDFIKISTFNSSEDSEIIRQIKKTKKGLLLEDATDRKSYETAPNEDFLVFSEEIEEDIDKEINNKRNQKIKSELILPILYLTDEEESIPIGYIQMQSKTETFDLLKAMEMKTLCFEMVDRIRHSNMIKSDGKFPVIDISEGGLKVIVDHPDLIQSLPKLSGFQFDIFFKMQSPLTAFGTIKTITKNHEGHLTVGLAIAGHSSRSGEKKRFLENVEFFRKQNHKS, from the coding sequence ATGGAAACACTAGAAAGAAGTAAGCGATCTTTGGATGTTTTTTCTGACAAAGAAAAAAAACTCCATGTTTTGACGAAATTTTTATTAAACCAGGAATTGAGTCTAAAAGACAATATCCATTCTGGCGAAAGTTGTTTTTTAAAAAAAGTCTCTGCGGATGGAAACAAGGTCCTTGTGAGTGTTCGCCCCACCTTGACCCTCTCTGTGGGCCAAAAAATCACCCTTTATAAAATTTTAGGCCGTTACCTGCATCTGGAATGTACGGTAGAACAAGAAAAAGGGGAATCGCAGTACGTCCTTCATTTAGATAAAATTGCCATAGCGAAAAAAGATAGGGAAAGTTCAAGGATCCCTGTCCCACCTGGGTCTGCCTGGATCACCAACGTGGTTTCCAGTAAGGCAAAAATTGAAACCGATATGTTTCATGTCCCAACAGCTGTCAAAGTGAACTTCCAGGACTACGAAACCAAACTCAAAAACTCGGTGGATTTTATTAAAATTTCCACGTTTAACTCCAGCGAAGACTCAGAAATCATCCGCCAAATCAAAAAAACAAAAAAGGGTTTGTTGTTAGAAGATGCGACCGATCGCAAATCCTATGAAACGGCTCCCAACGAAGACTTTTTGGTTTTTTCAGAAGAAATCGAAGAAGATATTGATAAAGAAATCAATAACAAACGAAACCAAAAAATCAAATCCGAACTCATCCTTCCCATTCTCTATTTAACCGATGAAGAAGAATCCATTCCGATTGGATACATCCAAATGCAAAGCAAAACAGAAACCTTTGATTTGCTGAAAGCCATGGAAATGAAAACTTTATGTTTTGAAATGGTAGATCGGATTCGTCATTCGAATATGATCAAGTCAGATGGAAAATTTCCAGTGATTGATATTTCGGAAGGTGGACTTAAGGTGATTGTCGACCATCCAGATCTTATCCAAAGTTTGCCAAAACTATCGGGATTCCAATTTGATATATTTTTTAAAATGCAATCCCCTCTCACTGCGTTTGGGACAATCAAAACCATCACAAAAAATCATGAAGGCCACCTAACCGTTGGCTTAGCAATTGCGGGACATTCTTCTCGTTCTGGTGAGAAAAAAAGATTTTTGGAAAATGTGGAATTCTTTCGAAAACAAAATCACAAATCCTAA
- a CDS encoding outer membrane lipoprotein-sorting protein — MRYLWIFIFFFSFVSVDAQGAPDSSLSAQELLARLDREMDFGKGLVKGTYVLIRRNGTSETWKINRFFNGEDALLLFDRKGRGLESKLLTKDEGENVFFFNVLSAKLFRKTDDEKYESLMGTGFFYVDLSGYSYQANYNPLVNTDLEIGGEVYYRVSLKPILPYFYKKLVLLIGKKDLKPYRVDFHDRDGILFKTLNLKYGPVKVKEVSGKVEEIQKASRLEMLDLNTGSITVWEIQEVDKSVNPDASLFAVDNLSR; from the coding sequence ATGAGATACCTTTGGATCTTCATATTCTTTTTTAGTTTCGTTTCGGTAGATGCGCAAGGGGCACCTGATTCGAGTTTGTCGGCACAGGAACTTTTGGCAAGACTTGACCGAGAAATGGATTTCGGAAAAGGCCTTGTCAAAGGAACTTACGTTCTCATTCGCAGAAACGGAACTTCGGAAACATGGAAGATCAATCGGTTTTTTAATGGTGAGGATGCTCTCCTTCTTTTTGATCGAAAAGGAAGAGGGCTTGAATCCAAACTTTTGACTAAGGACGAAGGAGAAAATGTTTTTTTCTTTAACGTTCTCAGTGCCAAACTCTTTCGAAAAACAGATGATGAAAAATATGAATCTCTTATGGGGACAGGTTTTTTTTACGTCGATCTTTCTGGATACTCTTATCAGGCCAATTACAATCCGTTAGTGAATACGGATTTGGAAATTGGTGGAGAAGTTTATTACCGAGTTTCTCTAAAACCAATCTTACCTTATTTTTATAAAAAATTAGTATTACTCATTGGGAAAAAAGATCTAAAACCTTACCGCGTGGACTTTCACGATCGAGACGGAATTTTATTCAAAACTTTGAACTTGAAGTATGGTCCTGTGAAAGTGAAAGAAGTTTCGGGAAAGGTGGAAGAAATTCAAAAAGCTTCTCGGCTTGAGATGTTAGATTTGAACACAGGTAGCATTACGGTTTGGGAAATTCAAGAAGTGGATAAATCCGTAAATCCTGATGCGTCTTTGTTCGCTGTTGATAATTTAAGTCGCTAA
- a CDS encoding B12-binding domain-containing radical SAM protein, whose amino-acid sequence MAKIQFLQLPVPPPSYYAATGNVPLAAASLASCLESKEDPVLGIEPFVIPPEDTDSLGDLELIERIVKEGPDFLGLSLYLWNTERSLYIAKEVKKRNPETKILIGGPEVNEDNPYVLGEEGYDIAVSGEAEHSFRNLMRTILSQSSLDGLENVAYRKENGTLTSFGKQAAANFPLTDFPSPYTTGHLKVDPRRSTYLETVRGCKSQCTYCFYPKSSQNLRTLDIPETIRLISDLKEKGARELVFLDPTFNHRPGFENFLDAIAEVNSDGQMSMFAELRSEGVTPKIATKLRKAGFTRVELGLQSVNEETLKRVKRYGSPHKVAEVAKMLAGEGMELLLDLIIGLPGDKPDDVERGVHFFLEHGLGEWVQAFPLSVLPGTAMRRDAEKEGLSFMPSPPYRIIETPTFSPRDLTESLYFAEDLLERRLDEFPRPFLCAPDSLKNDRMDFEFLSSGIRFFSSGSENSFAKAKDWSGSRHHSVWFHTQNLGKDLSQIQTFIKERISSEPFSTIDFVIPLVSVPKIKEVENLVSTLEANRNSYLSRTLAHRGENLQHRLVFVIDGQKLELKNWRDKELESSAYLIYEKLPTSKIKSLDPSEESFYLVDGEEIDPKDFEFLKQNMDPETITFSSRKLEERWSMEVLGYGEL is encoded by the coding sequence ATGGCAAAAATACAATTTTTGCAATTACCGGTGCCTCCTCCTTCCTACTATGCAGCCACGGGAAACGTTCCCCTAGCAGCTGCTAGTTTGGCAAGTTGTCTCGAGTCCAAAGAAGATCCCGTTTTAGGCATCGAACCCTTTGTCATTCCTCCGGAAGATACAGATTCTTTGGGAGACCTTGAACTCATTGAAAGGATCGTCAAAGAAGGACCTGATTTTTTAGGCCTCTCTCTTTATTTATGGAATACGGAACGTAGCCTTTACATAGCAAAAGAAGTTAAAAAACGAAATCCAGAAACAAAAATCCTTATAGGTGGGCCAGAGGTCAATGAAGACAACCCTTATGTTTTGGGGGAAGAGGGTTATGATATCGCTGTCTCGGGAGAAGCTGAACATAGCTTTCGGAATCTTATGCGAACCATCTTATCCCAATCATCTTTAGATGGACTCGAAAATGTGGCCTATCGGAAAGAAAACGGAACACTCACTTCCTTTGGAAAACAGGCAGCTGCAAATTTTCCTCTCACGGACTTTCCATCTCCTTATACCACGGGCCATTTAAAAGTAGATCCCAGACGTTCCACGTATTTGGAAACTGTTCGCGGTTGTAAATCGCAGTGTACATATTGTTTTTATCCTAAGTCTTCCCAAAATCTTCGGACTCTTGACATTCCAGAAACCATTCGATTGATTTCTGACTTAAAGGAAAAAGGAGCAAGGGAACTTGTTTTTTTAGATCCAACTTTCAACCATAGACCTGGTTTCGAAAACTTTTTAGATGCCATTGCTGAAGTAAACTCCGATGGCCAGATGTCCATGTTTGCCGAGTTACGTTCAGAAGGTGTGACACCAAAAATTGCAACTAAACTTCGTAAGGCGGGATTCACTCGAGTGGAACTAGGGCTTCAATCCGTAAACGAAGAAACTTTGAAACGTGTGAAGCGGTATGGTAGCCCACACAAAGTAGCAGAAGTTGCAAAGATGTTAGCTGGTGAAGGAATGGAACTACTTCTTGATCTCATCATTGGTCTTCCTGGTGACAAACCGGATGATGTGGAAAGAGGAGTTCATTTCTTTTTGGAACATGGTCTAGGGGAATGGGTCCAAGCATTTCCATTGTCCGTTTTGCCAGGGACGGCCATGCGCCGGGATGCAGAAAAAGAAGGACTTTCTTTTATGCCATCACCGCCTTACCGGATCATTGAAACACCTACCTTTAGCCCGAGGGACTTAACAGAGTCTTTGTACTTCGCAGAAGATTTACTAGAAAGACGACTGGATGAATTCCCAAGACCTTTTTTATGTGCACCAGATTCTTTAAAAAATGACAGAATGGATTTTGAGTTTTTAAGTTCAGGAATTCGTTTTTTTAGTTCTGGGTCTGAGAATTCATTTGCAAAGGCAAAGGATTGGTCGGGGAGTCGCCATCACAGTGTTTGGTTTCATACACAAAACTTAGGAAAGGATCTTTCCCAGATCCAAACATTCATCAAAGAACGAATTAGTTCCGAACCTTTTTCAACCATTGACTTTGTGATTCCTTTGGTCTCTGTTCCCAAAATAAAGGAAGTGGAAAATCTTGTTTCGACACTAGAGGCCAACAGAAATTCATATTTATCCAGAACTTTGGCGCATCGGGGAGAAAACCTCCAACACCGACTGGTCTTTGTGATCGATGGACAAAAGTTGGAACTAAAAAATTGGCGAGATAAAGAACTGGAATCTAGTGCCTATTTGATTTATGAAAAACTCCCCACCAGTAAAATCAAAAGTTTGGATCCTTCTGAAGAATCTTTTTATTTGGTGGATGGAGAAGAAATTGATCCAAAGGATTTTGAATTTTTAAAACAAAATATGGATCCAGAGACCATTACCTTTTCCTCTAGAAAATTAGAAGAAAGATGGTCCATGGAAGTATTAGGTTACGGAGAACTCTAA
- a CDS encoding metal ABC transporter substrate-binding protein, which produces MNRKIDFFSSTAVVFFVFLFTFPISAKVSLVTSVSDIKYIAEQIAGERAEVSGMIRGTDDPHFVMTRPDFLVKLSEADILCVVGLDLEVGWIPYLQQQSRNMKIQKGQPGYCDTSFGVKILGEPTVMMDRSMGDMHIYGNPHYWNDPINAIQMAQNIKNALTRVDPLNGEYYEGNFNAFKKRLIQLTKEEMKKMEPYFGLKVAVFHDQFVYLASRFKFNANLTIEERPGVPPSVRYMDQVISYMTAEKIKIILIGPYHNPKYAEYVSSKVPGSVVVTLPVSVGGSPEALTYEDTLRLMLQKIRDASDKTK; this is translated from the coding sequence ATGAATCGCAAAATAGATTTTTTTTCCTCCACTGCAGTTGTATTCTTTGTATTTCTGTTTACCTTTCCAATTTCTGCTAAAGTTTCCCTTGTCACAAGCGTTTCAGATATCAAATATATCGCCGAACAAATAGCAGGTGAGAGAGCAGAAGTTTCCGGGATGATTCGCGGAACAGATGACCCGCACTTTGTCATGACGAGACCCGATTTCCTAGTCAAACTTAGTGAAGCTGATATTCTTTGTGTTGTTGGTCTTGATTTAGAAGTAGGTTGGATTCCTTATCTCCAACAACAGTCAAGAAATATGAAAATCCAAAAAGGCCAACCGGGATATTGTGACACTTCCTTTGGTGTGAAGATCCTTGGAGAACCAACAGTCATGATGGATCGTTCTATGGGAGATATGCATATCTATGGGAACCCACATTATTGGAATGATCCCATCAATGCCATCCAGATGGCGCAAAATATAAAAAATGCCCTCACTCGTGTGGACCCCTTGAACGGAGAATACTACGAAGGGAATTTTAATGCCTTCAAAAAACGACTCATCCAACTCACAAAAGAAGAGATGAAAAAAATGGAACCGTATTTTGGTTTGAAGGTGGCCGTTTTTCATGATCAATTTGTATATTTGGCATCCCGGTTTAAATTTAACGCAAATTTAACCATAGAGGAAAGGCCGGGAGTTCCACCTTCTGTCCGTTATATGGATCAGGTGATTAGTTATATGACCGCAGAAAAGATAAAAATTATCTTGATTGGTCCCTATCACAATCCAAAGTATGCTGAGTATGTATCTTCGAAGGTTCCGGGGAGTGTGGTTGTCACTTTGCCCGTTTCTGTCGGAGGAAGTCCAGAGGCTCTCACTTACGAAGATACCCTGCGATTGATGTTACAAAAAATACGAGATGCAAGCGATAAAACCAAATAA
- a CDS encoding EAL domain-containing protein, translating into MITERESHQLLRDWKEWLSGGTLVPVFQPILSSESTGIYGYELLGRLSTPEGLVSLGEFFLSQTFGYDEIFFLKKKVDEEIRFSALQKFAKEAPAETKLFLNISPNVMYHTLLQLETTLPQTIQMVREVGVDPERIVIEITEERFPHNLELLRPVLNLYRQEGFSIAVDDAGSEASNLDRIGLFHPEIIKVDLQMLRRSTFSRNFKEILLNLSKLGESLGSSLLFEGIESEDELYNALNYGARYIQGFYFAKPEPLFAKRFDYRTEMQSSLEYFHARKQSEMNRQIEWETIWKDKLSEIMMGFTEENGIWEWKGGFETNVFGDGDFFRMYITNPLGFQVSPNYSRDKTGTIEPDYSFLGKNWSFRPYFFEHLHKSKTSRDAWTLSQMYHDISERMMLRTFARNLSENLILFIDVVVSRS; encoded by the coding sequence ATGATTACAGAAAGAGAAAGTCATCAGCTTCTGCGCGATTGGAAAGAATGGTTGTCTGGCGGAACCCTTGTCCCTGTTTTCCAACCCATCCTTTCGTCAGAATCCACTGGCATTTACGGTTATGAACTCCTTGGTCGACTTTCCACACCGGAAGGACTGGTAAGCCTCGGCGAATTCTTTTTATCCCAGACCTTTGGTTATGATGAAATTTTTTTCTTAAAAAAGAAAGTCGATGAAGAGATTCGTTTTTCGGCCTTACAAAAATTTGCAAAAGAAGCTCCAGCTGAAACCAAGTTATTTTTAAACATTTCACCGAACGTAATGTACCATACATTATTACAATTGGAAACGACCCTTCCACAAACCATTCAAATGGTGAGAGAAGTTGGAGTGGATCCAGAACGAATTGTCATTGAGATTACGGAAGAAAGATTTCCACATAATTTAGAATTATTACGACCCGTTCTGAATTTATATCGTCAAGAAGGATTCTCCATTGCTGTGGATGATGCCGGATCGGAGGCCAGTAATTTAGATCGAATCGGGCTCTTTCATCCAGAGATCATTAAGGTCGACTTACAGATGTTACGAAGGTCAACCTTCTCTAGAAACTTCAAAGAAATTTTACTAAACTTATCAAAGTTGGGTGAGTCTTTGGGAAGTAGTTTACTATTTGAAGGAATTGAATCGGAAGATGAACTTTACAATGCCTTAAATTATGGGGCAAGGTACATCCAAGGTTTTTATTTTGCCAAACCCGAACCACTATTTGCAAAACGATTTGATTATAGAACCGAAATGCAATCATCCTTAGAATACTTTCATGCACGCAAACAATCAGAGATGAATCGTCAAATCGAATGGGAGACCATTTGGAAAGATAAATTGTCTGAAATCATGATGGGATTTACCGAAGAGAATGGAATTTGGGAATGGAAGGGTGGATTTGAAACCAATGTTTTCGGAGATGGGGATTTTTTTCGGATGTACATCACAAACCCACTTGGGTTCCAGGTTTCTCCCAATTATTCTCGTGACAAAACGGGAACAATCGAACCGGATTATTCCTTTCTTGGAAAAAACTGGTCCTTTCGTCCTTATTTTTTTGAACATTTGCATAAATCCAAAACCAGCCGGGATGCCTGGACTCTCTCCCAAATGTACCATGATATCTCTGAACGAATGATGTTACGGACATTTGCTAGAAATCTTTCGGAAAATTTGATTTTATTCATCGATGTAGTGGTTTCAAGATCCTGA
- the guaB gene encoding IMP dehydrogenase, translating to MSNQPLPGSELFDGVSGQELFSVNMGLTYRDFLVLPGYIDFNPSDVELETKLSKNISLKRPLMSSPMDTVTESEMAIAQALMGGIGIIHYNNSIDEQVDLVRKVKRYENGFIKDPILLSPEHTLADLDAVKEKYGFSGIPITEDGTASTKLVGIVTNRDVDFERDRDIKLGKVMTTELITANVGISLQEANNILRTSKKGKLPIVDKQRKLVALICRSDLKKNKEFPQSSKDDQKRLRVGAALSTLPESRDRMAALAEVGVDAIIIDSAQGNSSYQMEMIQWIKSNFSNIDVIGGNVVTKAQAANLIAAGADGLRIGMGPGSICITQDTMAVGRAQATAVFKTAEYAREHGVPVIADGGISNIGDIANALAIGASMCMMGSMFAGTKEAPGEYFYENGIRLKKYRGMASLEAMSKGGDKRYFSESQKIKVAQGVSGYVVDKGSVLNLIPYLVQGLRQSFQDMGFKNIPDLHKALREGKLRFERRTESAQAQGSVHGLYSYTKPSMRAE from the coding sequence ATGTCAAATCAACCCCTACCAGGATCTGAGCTTTTCGATGGAGTCAGTGGACAAGAGCTCTTCTCGGTCAACATGGGACTCACGTATCGGGACTTTTTAGTTTTACCCGGATACATCGACTTTAACCCAAGCGATGTAGAACTCGAAACCAAACTTTCCAAAAACATTTCACTCAAAAGACCTCTTATGAGTTCTCCTATGGACACAGTTACAGAGTCAGAAATGGCAATTGCTCAAGCTCTTATGGGTGGAATCGGAATTATACATTATAACAATAGTATCGATGAACAGGTGGATTTAGTTCGCAAAGTAAAACGATACGAAAATGGATTTATCAAAGACCCGATCCTTCTTTCTCCTGAACATACACTTGCAGATTTAGATGCAGTTAAGGAAAAATATGGATTCAGTGGAATTCCCATCACTGAAGATGGAACCGCCAGTACAAAGTTAGTAGGTATAGTTACCAATCGAGATGTAGATTTTGAAAGAGACCGTGACATTAAACTTGGGAAGGTAATGACAACGGAGCTTATCACTGCAAATGTTGGGATTAGTTTACAAGAAGCAAACAACATCCTTCGCACTAGTAAAAAAGGAAAACTTCCTATTGTCGATAAACAAAGAAAACTTGTGGCTCTGATTTGCCGCAGTGACCTGAAAAAAAATAAAGAATTTCCTCAATCTTCCAAAGATGACCAAAAGAGACTGCGAGTGGGTGCAGCTCTTTCCACCTTACCAGAGTCACGTGATCGTATGGCAGCACTTGCCGAAGTAGGCGTGGATGCGATCATCATTGATTCGGCACAAGGAAACTCAAGTTACCAAATGGAAATGATCCAATGGATCAAATCTAATTTTTCAAACATCGATGTAATTGGTGGAAACGTAGTCACAAAAGCACAAGCAGCAAACCTGATTGCAGCTGGTGCCGATGGCCTTCGGATTGGAATGGGACCTGGATCTATTTGTATCACTCAAGATACGATGGCAGTGGGTCGTGCACAAGCCACTGCTGTATTTAAAACTGCTGAGTATGCAAGAGAACATGGAGTTCCGGTGATAGCCGATGGTGGAATTTCCAATATTGGGGACATTGCCAATGCCCTAGCGATTGGAGCCTCTATGTGTATGATGGGTTCCATGTTTGCGGGAACAAAAGAAGCACCGGGTGAGTATTTTTATGAAAATGGAATTCGTCTAAAAAAATATCGAGGAATGGCCAGTTTGGAGGCGATGAGTAAGGGTGGGGACAAACGGTATTTCTCTGAATCACAAAAGATCAAAGTCGCACAAGGTGTTTCTGGATATGTTGTGGACAAAGGATCTGTTTTGAATCTCATTCCTTATCTTGTGCAAGGACTCAGACAAAGTTTCCAAGATATGGGATTTAAAAATATTCCCGACTTACACAAAGCATTGCGAGAAGGAAAACTTCGTTTTGAAAGAAGAACAGAATCGGCACAAGCACAAGGTAGTGTGCATGGCTTGTATTCTTACACAAAACCTTCCATGAGGGCGGAATAA
- the tmk gene encoding dTMP kinase, whose product MPQNNQFFVFEGIDGSGKTTVSRMVSEVLLTKSIPNLWHREPTDSVHGKKIREFLQGKLKLTKEEQIETFIADRECSVNEVILPTLKSGKSIVQDRYYFSTAAYQGRDEEHAADILYKNEDRGFPEPNRVYFLDLSPEEAQERRTSRGGKEEVFDVDSEQTRIYQNYLAILPESTIFVDATAELEEVVAFCVEDILKSLEG is encoded by the coding sequence ATGCCCCAAAATAATCAGTTCTTTGTCTTTGAAGGGATCGATGGATCCGGGAAAACCACCGTCTCTCGAATGGTATCGGAAGTACTTTTAACAAAATCCATACCAAACCTATGGCATAGAGAGCCAACAGACAGTGTGCACGGAAAAAAAATCAGAGAGTTCCTACAAGGAAAACTCAAACTGACAAAAGAAGAACAAATAGAAACCTTTATTGCTGATCGTGAATGTTCTGTTAATGAAGTCATCTTACCAACGTTAAAGAGTGGTAAATCAATTGTACAAGATCGTTATTATTTTTCCACTGCCGCTTACCAAGGTAGAGACGAAGAACATGCAGCCGATATCTTATATAAAAATGAAGATAGAGGATTTCCTGAACCCAACCGAGTTTATTTTTTAGACCTATCGCCAGAAGAAGCACAAGAACGTAGAACAAGCCGAGGTGGAAAAGAAGAAGTTTTTGATGTAGATTCGGAACAGACCCGCATCTACCAAAACTATTTGGCTATTTTACCTGAGTCTACAATCTTTGTAGATGCTACAGCAGAACTTGAGGAAGTGGTGGCCTTCTGTGTTGAGGATATATTAAAATCACTCGAAGGTTAG